A single Pseudomonas sp. HN11 DNA region contains:
- a CDS encoding zinc finger domain-containing protein has translation MLKEFRCGNCNRLLARTGGFTELQIKCSRCGTLNHVKAASLEQSPMSAIRPI, from the coding sequence ATGTTGAAAGAATTCAGATGCGGTAACTGCAACCGACTTCTCGCCCGCACGGGTGGGTTTACAGAGCTCCAGATCAAATGTTCCCGATGTGGGACGCTGAATCATGTGAAGGCCGCGAGCCTCGAGCAATCGCCGATGAGCGCCATACGCCCAATATAG